The proteins below are encoded in one region of Methanosarcina barkeri 3:
- a CDS encoding minichromosome maintenance protein MCM: protein MTETESKWDEKLKRFFKDYYWNEILQLANEYPDQRSLSVDFTDIEKFDRELSKEFLDHPEELIKAAEAALREIDLPVEKNLEEAHVRVIKTPNRISIRELRSKHLSRFIAIEGMIRKATEVRPRITKAAFECLRCGYLTFVDQNSFKFEEPFAGCEGENCGKKGPFKIRIEDSTFIDAQKLQIQESPENLKGGSQPQSLEIDSEDDLTGDVTPGDRVIINGILKSRQRTLKDGKSTFYDLVLEANSIEHLDKDYDELEITSEDEEEILELSRDPEIYGKIVSSVAPSIYGYEDIKEALALQLFSGVVKNLPDGSRIRGDIHIMLVGDPGIAKSQLLRYVVKLSPRGVFTSGRSASASGLTAAAVKDDLNDGRWTIEGGALVMADMGIAAVDEMDKMKTEDKSALHEAMEQQTISIAKAGIIATLKSRCALLGAANPKYGRFDRYEGLAEQISMPPALLSRFDLIFVLLDTPDHNLDTKIANHILQSHYAGELFEQREKLPGSHIKEDFVEAEMEVIEPVIQPEIMRKYVAYARKNVFPVMEEDARAHLIKFYTDLRKTGESKNTPVPVTARQLEALVRLSEASARVRLSNTVTLDDAKRTIRITMNCLKNVGVDPETGVLDADILASGTSMSQRNKIKILRDIIKKVSEKHPGAKAPLEEVYAIAESEHGIDRVHAEENIKKMKQRGDLLSPDQNHIRLV from the coding sequence ATGACTGAAACAGAAAGCAAGTGGGATGAAAAGCTAAAGAGGTTTTTTAAAGACTACTACTGGAATGAAATCCTCCAGCTTGCAAATGAGTATCCGGATCAGCGAAGCCTTAGCGTGGATTTTACGGATATTGAAAAATTTGATAGAGAGCTTTCAAAAGAATTTCTTGACCACCCGGAAGAACTTATAAAGGCGGCTGAAGCTGCCCTGAGAGAAATTGACCTTCCTGTAGAAAAAAACCTGGAAGAGGCTCATGTAAGGGTAATAAAAACTCCAAACCGAATATCTATAAGGGAGTTGAGGAGCAAGCACCTCTCACGCTTTATTGCAATCGAGGGCATGATAAGGAAAGCAACTGAGGTTAGACCAAGAATTACCAAAGCAGCTTTTGAATGCCTCAGGTGCGGATATCTTACTTTTGTGGACCAAAACAGCTTCAAGTTCGAGGAGCCATTTGCAGGTTGCGAAGGCGAGAACTGCGGAAAGAAAGGGCCCTTTAAGATAAGGATAGAGGACTCTACCTTTATAGATGCGCAGAAACTGCAAATCCAGGAGTCACCCGAAAACCTGAAAGGAGGTTCCCAACCCCAGAGTCTTGAGATTGACTCCGAAGACGACCTGACAGGAGATGTCACCCCAGGAGACAGGGTTATAATTAACGGAATCCTGAAATCCAGACAGCGTACTCTCAAAGATGGGAAATCTACCTTTTATGATCTTGTGTTAGAAGCAAATTCCATAGAGCACCTGGATAAGGACTATGACGAACTCGAAATAACTTCTGAAGATGAAGAAGAGATCCTTGAACTTTCCCGTGATCCTGAAATCTATGGTAAAATTGTTAGCTCTGTTGCACCTTCGATCTACGGATACGAGGACATAAAAGAGGCACTCGCCCTTCAACTGTTTTCTGGAGTTGTGAAAAACCTTCCTGACGGTTCCAGAATAAGGGGCGATATACATATTATGCTTGTAGGAGACCCTGGAATTGCAAAATCCCAGCTCTTACGCTATGTTGTCAAACTCTCCCCAAGAGGCGTGTTTACTTCAGGAAGGAGTGCATCAGCAAGCGGTTTGACTGCGGCTGCCGTAAAAGACGACCTCAACGATGGAAGATGGACAATCGAAGGCGGTGCCCTTGTCATGGCTGATATGGGTATTGCTGCTGTTGACGAAATGGACAAAATGAAAACCGAGGATAAAAGCGCCCTGCACGAGGCAATGGAACAGCAAACGATAAGTATTGCCAAAGCGGGAATTATTGCTACGCTTAAATCCAGATGTGCTCTTCTGGGAGCTGCAAATCCGAAGTACGGGCGTTTTGACCGGTATGAAGGCCTTGCAGAGCAGATAAGTATGCCGCCTGCACTGCTTTCACGTTTTGACCTTATCTTTGTTTTGCTCGATACTCCTGACCATAACCTGGACACAAAAATTGCGAACCATATTCTACAGTCTCATTATGCAGGAGAACTCTTTGAGCAGCGTGAAAAACTTCCTGGGTCCCATATAAAGGAAGATTTTGTCGAAGCCGAAATGGAGGTAATTGAACCCGTCATACAGCCTGAAATAATGAGAAAATACGTTGCATATGCCCGGAAAAACGTTTTTCCTGTAATGGAAGAAGATGCAAGGGCCCATCTTATAAAATTCTATACGGACCTCAGGAAAACCGGAGAGAGCAAAAACACTCCTGTACCCGTAACTGCCAGGCAGCTTGAAGCACTTGTCCGTCTCTCGGAAGCAAGTGCAAGAGTCCGCCTTAGCAATACAGTTACACTTGATGACGCAAAAAGAACTATCCGAATCACTATGAACTGCTTGAAAAATGTAGGTGTCGACCCTGAGACCGGAGTTCTTGATGCAGATATACTTGCATCTGGCACAAGTATGAGCCAGAGAAACAAGATAAAAATCCTCAGAGATATAATTAAAAAAGTAAGTGAAAAACATCCGGGAGCTAAAGCCCCTCTCGAAGAGGTTTATGCAATAGCTGAAAGTGAACATGGGATTGATAGAGTTCATGCTGAAGAGAACATTAAGAAAATGAAGCAAAGGGGAGACCTGCTTTCTCCGGATCAAAACCATATAAGACTTGTTTAA
- a CDS encoding RNA methyltransferase, translating into MSLKIRIVLVEPMYQGNVGSVARAMKNFGYTDLVLVNPCKLEGEARAMSSHARDILEGARIASTIEEAVKGANLMIGTTGVASLKTGEHIRLPLYTSRELKERLKDYSGTIAILFGREDAGFRNDELKSFDMLFTVPTSDIYPIMNLSHAVAVVLYELSDLEGGNSPLANGFDLQLLYEHLEELLEEIDYPPHKKDKTFLMLRRIFGRAGLTPREVQTLRGIIRKTERKMGCALNEPEGQETEASASIEKFI; encoded by the coding sequence TTGTCACTTAAGATTCGTATAGTACTTGTAGAGCCCATGTATCAGGGAAATGTCGGATCTGTTGCACGAGCAATGAAAAACTTTGGATATACCGACCTGGTGCTTGTAAATCCCTGTAAACTTGAAGGAGAAGCAAGAGCCATGTCATCGCATGCAAGAGATATCCTTGAAGGAGCAAGAATTGCCTCAACGATAGAAGAGGCTGTAAAAGGCGCAAACCTGATGATAGGAACTACAGGGGTGGCAAGCCTGAAAACCGGGGAACATATCCGTCTGCCGCTTTATACTTCCAGAGAACTGAAAGAGAGACTGAAAGATTACAGCGGAACAATTGCAATCCTTTTCGGACGTGAAGATGCCGGTTTCCGGAACGATGAGCTCAAAAGTTTTGATATGCTCTTTACAGTTCCAACTTCTGATATATATCCGATAATGAATCTCTCACATGCTGTTGCAGTGGTGCTTTACGAACTCTCGGACCTGGAAGGAGGAAACAGTCCCCTTGCCAACGGATTTGACCTCCAGCTTTTATACGAGCATCTGGAGGAACTGCTGGAGGAAATCGATTATCCTCCTCATAAAAAAGATAAAACTTTTCTGATGCTGCGGAGAATTTTTGGAAGGGCAGGTTTAACTCCCAGGGAAGTTCAGACTTTGAGAGGTATAATCAGAAAAACCGAGCGAAAAATGGGATGCGCATTAAACGAGCCTGAGGGCCAGGAAACAGAAGCTTCGGCAAGTATAGAAAAGTTCATATGA
- a CDS encoding 4Fe-4S binding protein, which translates to MKIYIDEKKCTGCCKCKAACPKDSGFIQ; encoded by the coding sequence ATGAAAATATATATTGATGAGAAGAAATGTACAGGCTGTTGTAAATGCAAAGCTGCCTGCCCAAAAGACTCAGGTTTTATCCAGTAG
- a CDS encoding ferritin family protein, with protein MTLEEILKNTFKGETTEVGWYLAMSKIAEREGFPDVAVYLRQVAMDEAWHATEVAEILGLVKETTLENLEMMFEGESKAEIEKAEAAELARKEGNTKAALFFEKASLDEARHKAGLNGFLERMRKQQ; from the coding sequence ATGACTCTTGAAGAAATCTTAAAAAACACATTTAAAGGAGAAACTACTGAAGTTGGCTGGTATCTTGCAATGTCAAAGATCGCTGAGCGGGAAGGATTTCCGGATGTTGCGGTTTATCTTCGTCAGGTCGCCATGGACGAAGCCTGGCACGCCACCGAGGTAGCTGAAATCCTGGGACTTGTTAAAGAAACAACCCTTGAAAATCTGGAAATGATGTTTGAAGGAGAGAGTAAAGCCGAAATTGAGAAAGCTGAAGCTGCAGAATTAGCCAGAAAGGAAGGCAATACAAAAGCTGCTCTTTTCTTTGAGAAGGCATCTCTGGATGAAGCCAGGCATAAAGCAGGGCTTAACGGATTTCTGGAAAGGATGAGAAAACAGCAATAA
- a CDS encoding NAD(P)/FAD-dependent oxidoreductase, producing the protein MVSREYVKGDLPEKAAILQRDGETYAIAPHIPGGIVYPETLRKIADIAEKYGAAALKITSAQRIAIVGLKEEDLDAAWGELNLQPGAAIGLCVRSVKICPGTTFCKRGKQDSVGLGLKLDEKYHGMQLPSKFKMGVSGCQNSCSEPMIKDIGLMGTAKGFTLSVGGSAGPRPRLGSIVAKDLTEEQALDLVERIINFYKKYPRPRRIGEVIDEIGLEKFKEEVGL; encoded by the coding sequence ATGGTAAGTCGTGAGTATGTGAAAGGGGATCTTCCCGAAAAAGCTGCAATTCTGCAAAGAGATGGTGAAACGTATGCAATTGCTCCCCATATTCCTGGAGGAATCGTATATCCGGAAACTCTTAGAAAAATAGCTGACATTGCAGAAAAGTATGGGGCTGCTGCCCTTAAGATTACCTCGGCGCAGAGGATTGCAATTGTAGGGTTAAAAGAAGAAGATCTGGATGCAGCTTGGGGAGAGCTGAATCTACAACCCGGAGCTGCTATAGGACTTTGTGTCCGCAGCGTTAAGATTTGTCCCGGAACTACGTTTTGCAAGAGAGGTAAACAGGACTCAGTCGGGCTTGGATTAAAACTTGATGAAAAGTACCATGGGATGCAGCTTCCGTCCAAATTTAAAATGGGGGTTTCCGGCTGCCAGAATTCATGTTCCGAACCTATGATAAAGGATATAGGGCTAATGGGCACGGCAAAAGGCTTTACTTTGTCCGTAGGGGGAAGCGCAGGTCCCCGTCCGAGACTGGGGAGCATAGTGGCAAAAGATCTCACCGAAGAGCAGGCCCTGGATCTTGTTGAAAGGATAATCAATTTCTACAAAAAATATCCGAGGCCAAGAAGAATCGGAGAAGTTATCGACGAGATCGGGCTTGAGAAATTCAAAGAAGAAGTAGGATTGTAA
- a CDS encoding IS4 family transposase has product MSPRPLPTLEDSLREMFPEEWLRQTAKETGLIVRERKIDPVIIFWVLTLSFGVRLQRTLASLKREYETESQKTISDSSWYYRFTPELVEFLHQCVIHGMEELAKEPGRKLSKKLETFQDVVIQDSTIVRLHSSLADKFPAARSRTVAAGVKVGVMVSAVANGPRTVALYSEKTAEVKTLKIGPWIKDRILLVDLGFYKTQMFARVEENGGYFVSRIRKNMDPILVSVEEGLSKTKSKEFAGKPVSECIKQLSGKDIDAVVKIAFKRRAYKGKQKPDEMSVRLVAVYNDEDEKHHIYITNIQKDVLNAKDIAKLYGARWDIELLFKEMKSKYALDVLETKNVQVIEALIWTAMLTLIVSRRIYSLVRNSTAHPEKMARYTQLRWSTIFAENASDLLTVILNRCGIQRTFETIMSVYESQALDPHVNRERFRDEWFE; this is encoded by the coding sequence ATGTCTCCTCGTCCCCTACCTACTCTTGAAGACTCTCTTCGGGAAATGTTTCCCGAAGAGTGGTTAAGGCAAACTGCCAAAGAAACTGGTCTTATAGTACGTGAACGTAAAATTGACCCTGTCATTATCTTTTGGGTTTTAACTCTCAGTTTTGGTGTACGCTTGCAGCGTACACTTGCCAGTTTAAAACGAGAATATGAAACTGAGTCACAAAAAACCATAAGTGATAGCAGCTGGTACTATCGTTTTACTCCAGAACTTGTTGAGTTTCTTCACCAATGTGTAATTCATGGCATGGAAGAACTTGCAAAAGAACCTGGTAGGAAACTTAGCAAGAAACTCGAAACCTTCCAAGATGTTGTCATTCAGGACAGCACAATTGTTCGTCTCCATTCCTCGTTAGCAGACAAGTTTCCGGCAGCAAGATCAAGAACAGTAGCTGCAGGAGTAAAAGTTGGAGTTATGGTAAGTGCAGTTGCTAATGGACCTAGAACCGTTGCTCTGTACTCTGAAAAAACAGCTGAGGTAAAGACATTAAAAATAGGTCCCTGGATCAAAGATCGTATTCTCCTTGTTGATCTTGGTTTCTACAAAACTCAAATGTTTGCAAGAGTTGAAGAAAATGGGGGATATTTTGTATCAAGAATTAGGAAGAATATGGACCCTATTCTTGTTTCTGTTGAAGAGGGACTTTCTAAGACAAAAAGCAAAGAGTTCGCTGGAAAACCTGTTAGTGAATGTATTAAGCAACTTTCTGGAAAAGATATTGACGCAGTTGTAAAAATAGCATTCAAAAGAAGAGCGTATAAAGGCAAGCAAAAACCGGATGAGATGAGTGTACGTCTTGTTGCGGTATATAATGATGAGGACGAAAAGCACCACATATATATCACAAACATTCAGAAAGATGTTTTGAATGCAAAAGACATTGCAAAATTATATGGGGCAAGATGGGATATAGAATTGCTGTTTAAGGAGATGAAAAGCAAATACGCTCTGGACGTTCTTGAAACAAAGAATGTGCAGGTGATTGAAGCTCTAATTTGGACAGCAATGTTGACACTAATTGTTAGCAGAAGAATTTATTCTCTTGTAAGAAACTCAACAGCTCATCCTGAAAAAATGGCTAGATATACGCAGTTACGTTGGAGTACAATATTTGCAGAGAATGCATCAGATTTGTTGACAGTAATTCTGAATAGATGTGGAATTCAGAGAACTTTTGAAACGATAATGAGTGTATATGAAAGTCAAGCATTGGATCCACATGTAAACAGAGAAAGGTTTAGAGATGAATGGTTTGAGTAA
- the hdrE gene encoding dihydromethanophenazine:CoB--CoM heterodisulfide reductase subunit HdrE yields the protein MLYFSGLSDALRMTFVQIMIFSTIAILIFLYGLIGNFQKWGAGVTGYGLEPQEGKKGSAITFLKTWWNQVTAESHHHGKPILEVLILDIVFQRRILKRSPFRWFMHIFIFGGWMTLFALSGMMFAVEMTEKIGIELPFTPAEFRDFLSIPNYIFGYILLIGVLIALVRRLFVSEVREASIMYDWVLIGVVFLVTISGFIADGIRTGFIWSFGLDPSAAPPAALFHSIISLLFCIAFIPYSKYIHVIAIPLALLANKGGE from the coding sequence ATGCTTTATTTTTCTGGGCTCTCGGATGCATTAAGGATGACGTTTGTCCAGATTATGATATTCAGCACAATAGCTATTTTAATTTTCTTATATGGTCTGATAGGTAACTTCCAGAAATGGGGGGCAGGAGTCACAGGCTATGGTCTTGAGCCTCAGGAAGGAAAAAAAGGAAGTGCAATCACATTCTTAAAAACCTGGTGGAATCAGGTAACAGCAGAATCTCACCATCATGGAAAGCCTATTCTGGAGGTTCTTATACTTGATATCGTTTTCCAGAGGAGAATTCTCAAGAGAAGTCCTTTCCGCTGGTTCATGCACATATTTATTTTTGGGGGCTGGATGACCCTCTTTGCTCTATCAGGAATGATGTTTGCAGTTGAAATGACCGAAAAAATCGGAATTGAACTCCCATTCACCCCCGCAGAATTTAGAGATTTTCTCTCAATTCCAAACTATATCTTCGGGTATATCCTGCTTATCGGAGTTCTTATAGCATTAGTAAGAAGACTGTTTGTCTCTGAAGTCAGGGAAGCTTCTATTATGTATGATTGGGTTTTGATCGGAGTAGTTTTCTTAGTTACTATTTCCGGTTTTATCGCCGATGGTATCAGAACAGGTTTTATCTGGAGCTTTGGGCTTGACCCCTCAGCAGCACCACCGGCCGCTCTCTTCCACTCCATAATTTCCCTGCTCTTCTGTATCGCATTTATACCATACAGTAAATATATTCATGTAATCGCCATACCGCTTGCACTTCTTGCAAACAAAGGAGGCGAATAA
- the hdrD gene encoding dihydromethanophenazine:CoB--CoM heterodisulfide reductase subunit HdrD has protein sequence MAKRTPSIDTKNVTAVQLMELDSCVRCGECVKWCPTYAASGEKPGLAPRDKILRWRQYMNKSYGFKAKIFGPEEIPQSELEQFKDDVYGCTTCGVCATVCEAGINTVELWEALRTNLVKKGIGPYGKLGTIPKLIKQYHNAYMLDQKDRLAWVPTDVKIADKADILYFTGCTAGYKQLSLAFATSRVLNKLGIKFSMLGEEEWCCGSNPIRTGQIDYEDVAREAARHNVEAIQKKGAKKVLFACAGCFRAAKVDWPRLLGKELPFEVIHITQFLADLIKEDKIKWEKPINKTVTYHDPCHLGRHVGVFNAPRFVLSHIPGVKFVEMERSKEFQRCCGAGGGVKAGMPDLAVAIGEARVKDALETDADILSSACPFCKRNLSDGRDSLKADIVVEDVIELVAEALGLSTT, from the coding sequence ATGGCAAAACGTACCCCTTCAATCGATACGAAGAACGTTACCGCAGTCCAGCTCATGGAACTCGATTCCTGCGTTCGCTGCGGTGAATGTGTAAAATGGTGTCCGACTTATGCCGCTTCCGGTGAGAAACCAGGATTAGCTCCCAGAGACAAGATCCTGCGCTGGAGGCAGTACATGAACAAGTCCTATGGATTTAAAGCAAAGATCTTTGGTCCAGAGGAAATCCCTCAGTCAGAACTCGAGCAGTTTAAAGACGATGTCTATGGCTGTACTACATGTGGTGTCTGTGCAACAGTTTGTGAAGCAGGCATTAACACTGTTGAACTCTGGGAAGCTTTAAGGACAAACCTTGTCAAGAAAGGAATTGGACCTTATGGAAAGCTGGGCACGATTCCGAAATTGATAAAGCAGTACCATAACGCTTACATGCTTGACCAGAAGGACAGACTTGCCTGGGTTCCGACCGATGTTAAAATTGCAGATAAAGCAGACATCCTTTATTTCACTGGTTGTACTGCAGGATACAAGCAGCTATCTCTTGCCTTTGCGACTTCACGTGTACTTAACAAACTGGGTATTAAATTCTCCATGCTTGGAGAAGAGGAATGGTGCTGTGGTTCAAACCCTATCAGGACAGGCCAGATAGATTATGAAGACGTAGCTCGTGAAGCTGCAAGGCATAATGTCGAAGCCATCCAGAAAAAAGGCGCCAAAAAGGTTCTCTTTGCATGTGCAGGCTGCTTCCGTGCTGCAAAAGTCGACTGGCCCAGGCTTCTCGGCAAAGAGCTGCCTTTTGAGGTTATTCACATTACGCAGTTCCTTGCAGACCTTATAAAAGAGGACAAAATCAAATGGGAGAAGCCGATCAACAAGACGGTTACCTATCACGACCCCTGCCACCTTGGTCGCCACGTTGGTGTCTTTAATGCTCCCAGGTTTGTTCTTTCCCATATTCCGGGTGTTAAATTCGTTGAAATGGAAAGGTCAAAAGAATTCCAGCGCTGCTGTGGAGCTGGTGGTGGTGTAAAAGCAGGAATGCCTGATCTTGCTGTGGCAATTGGAGAAGCTAGAGTTAAGGACGCTCTTGAAACCGATGCAGATATCCTCTCGAGTGCATGTCCCTTCTGTAAGAGGAACCTCTCGGATGGTCGTGATTCTCTTAAAGCCGATATTGTTGTAGAGGACGTCATCGAGCTTGTTGCAGAGGCTCTGGGCCTTAGCACTACATAA
- a CDS encoding DUF116 domain-containing protein encodes MYIPYEFLGKIFTYLVLFALAGTGIALLLGAYSFKKRRIIFPGFVLFTLYLFYSPSKLLCRFFRIRENLVDDILIDLRNALMLDRFVHTKKNRVVFLPQCMRHPECRARCDPIHGYECKRCGKCDISKIYEAADRYNFKVFIIPGSSFVKKIFKEYRPQSCLGVACYNELAEDMQEVSFIPVQGVLLLRDGCFNTKADVEEIIRKMEMCNV; translated from the coding sequence ATGTATATTCCTTACGAATTTCTAGGAAAAATATTCACATATCTGGTTCTTTTTGCTCTTGCAGGAACAGGGATCGCTCTGCTCTTAGGGGCATATTCCTTTAAAAAACGCAGGATAATCTTTCCGGGGTTCGTGCTGTTTACTCTTTATCTTTTCTATTCTCCTTCAAAATTATTGTGCAGATTTTTTAGAATCAGGGAAAATCTTGTGGATGATATTCTTATAGATTTAAGAAATGCCTTAATGTTGGATCGCTTTGTTCACACAAAAAAGAACAGGGTTGTGTTCCTTCCTCAGTGTATGAGACACCCGGAATGCAGGGCAAGGTGTGACCCCATTCATGGTTATGAATGCAAACGTTGTGGGAAATGTGATATTTCAAAGATATATGAGGCTGCAGATAGGTACAATTTCAAGGTTTTTATAATTCCTGGAAGTAGCTTTGTAAAAAAAATCTTTAAAGAATACAGGCCTCAATCTTGCCTGGGTGTAGCCTGTTACAATGAGCTTGCAGAAGATATGCAGGAAGTATCTTTTATCCCTGTTCAGGGCGTTCTTCTCCTTCGGGATGGTTGTTTCAATACCAAAGCTGATGTAGAAGAAATTATCCGAAAAATGGAGATGTGTAATGTATAG
- a CDS encoding DUF116 domain-containing protein → MYSFIGKALLFTITFSILISMFALIVSRISLKKNVWLAGFFSNVLDFFYLPIKYFFCKLSDPRILDKWIVSLKNIANASDFSKTKNRIIIVPHCVRALDCPASSTVLGIQCRDCGKCIVSQLRKDAKKYGYDLYITTGSSAIANILKHKPADGILGIACDYEINKGMCALNGKKVVTYGVPLLNDGCYNTKVDYEKVIEMLEYFDKKKI, encoded by the coding sequence ATGTATAGTTTTATAGGAAAAGCTCTGCTTTTTACCATAACTTTTTCGATTTTAATCTCGATGTTTGCTCTCATAGTGAGTCGAATTAGCCTGAAAAAGAATGTATGGCTTGCAGGTTTCTTTTCAAATGTACTTGATTTTTTTTATTTGCCCATAAAATACTTTTTCTGTAAACTATCAGATCCACGAATCCTGGATAAGTGGATAGTATCTTTGAAGAACATAGCTAATGCCTCAGATTTCTCAAAAACTAAAAATCGCATAATTATTGTTCCGCATTGTGTGCGTGCGTTAGATTGCCCTGCGTCGTCAACAGTCTTAGGAATTCAATGCCGGGACTGCGGGAAGTGCATTGTATCTCAATTAAGAAAAGATGCCAAAAAATATGGATACGACTTATATATAACTACCGGCTCTTCAGCTATTGCTAATATCCTTAAACATAAACCTGCAGATGGTATACTTGGAATAGCATGTGATTACGAAATAAACAAAGGAATGTGCGCTTTAAATGGGAAAAAAGTTGTGACTTATGGTGTCCCTCTGTTGAACGATGGTTGTTATAATACGAAAGTGGACTATGAGAAAGTAATTGAAATGCTCGAATACTTTGACAAGAAGAAGATATAA
- a CDS encoding geranylgeranyl reductase family protein, whose product MYDVIIVGGGPSGTSAGRRAGRLGLKTLLLEKENFPRYKPCGGGLSEHAMSYLDFELPQDIIEWEVTGAKVVFKDQSVNVHKDHRVSTLVSRDEFDNFLLEKAKETEIEIHTGEKVLCCSEMSDSVKVDTSQGTYQAKFAIIAEGAQGFVKTCVRPVDNKEEYGICLVTEVPADEREIEKRLGKTVELHFGVVGGGYGWIFPHKTYYSVGIGGVVKDFPHPKESMLNFLKENGFFGEYRLHGHKIPWGGIKRKVMGSRILLSGDAAGFVDAFSGEGLAYAVRSGQIAAEVIAGICLQGKNPADLNEYKALCQAEFGTHLKYSLIFSRLIHSFPERSFKLLTGNREILDKYLEVMDFKIDYKDYLRWALLNFKLR is encoded by the coding sequence ATGTATGACGTAATTATTGTCGGTGGTGGCCCTTCCGGTACTTCGGCCGGAAGAAGGGCAGGAAGACTTGGACTAAAAACACTGCTGCTTGAGAAAGAAAATTTTCCCAGATATAAGCCCTGCGGAGGTGGGCTTTCAGAGCATGCGATGTCTTATCTTGACTTCGAGCTTCCTCAAGATATTATTGAGTGGGAAGTTACAGGGGCAAAGGTTGTTTTCAAAGATCAATCAGTCAACGTACACAAGGATCATCGAGTATCTACGCTCGTATCCAGAGACGAATTTGACAATTTCCTTCTTGAAAAAGCAAAAGAAACAGAGATTGAGATTCATACCGGAGAAAAAGTTCTATGCTGCAGCGAAATGTCCGATTCTGTTAAAGTGGATACTAGTCAGGGGACATACCAGGCAAAGTTTGCAATAATCGCAGAAGGTGCCCAGGGATTTGTTAAGACCTGTGTGCGGCCCGTGGATAATAAAGAAGAATATGGAATTTGCCTTGTTACTGAAGTTCCTGCAGACGAAAGAGAAATTGAAAAACGCCTGGGAAAAACCGTTGAACTGCATTTTGGGGTTGTTGGTGGTGGATATGGCTGGATTTTCCCTCATAAAACCTATTATTCCGTTGGAATCGGCGGAGTTGTCAAGGACTTCCCTCATCCTAAAGAGTCAATGCTTAACTTTCTTAAGGAAAATGGTTTTTTCGGAGAGTATAGACTTCACGGTCACAAAATTCCCTGGGGAGGAATTAAACGAAAAGTGATGGGTTCAAGGATTCTCCTAAGTGGAGATGCTGCCGGATTTGTAGACGCTTTTTCAGGTGAGGGACTTGCCTATGCGGTTCGTTCAGGGCAGATTGCGGCTGAGGTAATTGCAGGAATTTGTCTGCAAGGCAAAAACCCTGCAGACCTGAACGAATATAAGGCTCTTTGTCAGGCAGAGTTTGGAACTCATCTTAAGTATTCCCTTATTTTTTCCAGATTAATCCATAGTTTCCCGGAAAGGTCTTTCAAATTGCTTACAGGTAATAGAGAAATATTAGACAAATATCTTGAGGTTATGGATTTCAAGATTGATTATAAGGATTACTTGCGCTGGGCCCTTTTGAACTTCAAACTCAGGTAA